A single genomic interval of Nonomuraea rubra harbors:
- a CDS encoding sigma-70 family RNA polymerase sigma factor has protein sequence MEGECRGAAAGASRALSSSCHAGAVDFEPYRAELVAYCYRMLGSFHEAEDQVQETMLRAWKARDRYDAGRASLRTWLYRIATNVCLTALEGRARRPLPSGLGAPSDDPGAPLAPAFGVPWLQPFPDARVELGLRADLRLALVAAMQTLPPRQRAVLVLREVLEFSAAEVAVQLGTTVPAVNSALQRARAALAAAGEAVDAGEVGEPEDPKVREVIERYMRAFERADVPALVRLLTDDAVLEMPPVPLWYRGSHDYGLFMRRVFEMRGTGWGLTRLTANGQPALAAYAPEPGGGHRLHTLQVFTVTGGRVARNVVFADPAVFEAFGLSQEILFDRSDGGR, from the coding sequence CTGGAGGGCGAGTGCCGAGGGGCGGCTGCGGGAGCGTCGCGCGCGCTCAGCAGCTCCTGCCATGCTGGGGCGGTGGATTTCGAGCCGTATCGAGCGGAGCTGGTGGCGTACTGCTATCGGATGCTGGGCTCGTTCCACGAGGCCGAGGACCAGGTGCAGGAGACGATGTTGCGGGCGTGGAAGGCCCGGGATCGCTACGACGCCGGCCGCGCGTCGCTGCGGACGTGGCTCTACCGGATCGCGACCAACGTCTGCCTGACCGCTCTGGAGGGCCGCGCGCGGCGGCCGTTGCCGTCCGGGCTGGGCGCGCCCAGCGACGATCCCGGGGCGCCGCTCGCACCGGCGTTCGGCGTTCCCTGGCTGCAGCCGTTCCCCGACGCACGGGTCGAGCTCGGGCTGCGGGCCGACCTGCGGCTCGCGCTGGTGGCGGCGATGCAGACGCTGCCGCCGCGGCAGCGGGCCGTGCTCGTCCTGCGCGAGGTGCTGGAGTTCAGCGCCGCCGAGGTGGCCGTCCAGCTCGGCACCACGGTCCCGGCCGTCAACAGCGCGCTGCAGCGGGCCCGCGCCGCCCTCGCCGCAGCGGGCGAGGCCGTGGACGCCGGCGAGGTCGGCGAGCCGGAGGACCCGAAGGTCCGCGAGGTGATCGAGCGGTACATGCGGGCGTTCGAGAGGGCCGACGTCCCCGCACTCGTGCGGCTCCTCACCGACGACGCCGTCCTGGAGATGCCGCCGGTGCCGCTGTGGTACCGGGGCAGCCACGACTACGGCCTGTTCATGCGCCGCGTGTTCGAGATGCGCGGGACCGGCTGGGGCCTCACGCGCCTGACCGCCAACGGCCAGCCCGCCCTGGCCGCCTACGCCCCCGAGCCCGGCGGCGGGCATCGCCTGCACACCCTCCAGGTCTTCACGGTCACCGGTGGCCGCGTCGCGCGTAACGTCGTCTTCGCCGATCCCGCCGTGTTCGAGGCGTTCGGCCTGTCCCAGGAGATTCTTTTCGACAGGTCCGACGGGGGGCGATGA
- a CDS encoding SDR family NAD(P)-dependent oxidoreductase: MSVVEPDLTGTPPPGPETLPGQADVETCLRVLAQAGAADPADPRWAAVHEAAAHLYRAGKKARKASRHAERRRRDHEAMAATARYREQDPSPSPGSTGSAEPDAPGDRPAPARRPLAGTRRCYVCKSAYRQVHPEYHLLCPDCAEENLARRHARCDLRGRRAIVTGGRVKIGFQLTLKLLRDGADVLVTTRFPRDAARRLAAVPDAEAWLDRVHVHGVDLLDLAAVADLLESVERRSGHLDILVNNAAQTIRRPAAYHREVRAAERAPLSGLAARIDVEETAALAARLDPAPAIAAGRALTGQAVTRRDDLEALFPAGRTDETGQPLDLRERNSWSLRLHEVDPAEWMEVQLVNSFAPFLLTSRLRGSLEASPWPDRYVVQVSAMEGSFSREQKTVRHPHTNMAKAALNMLTRTAAADYAASGIYMNSVDTGWVTDERPHPDKTAQREAGFRPPLDVIDGAARIYDPIVRGVGGNRVSGLFLKDYRPVDW; the protein is encoded by the coding sequence GTGTCGGTCGTCGAGCCTGACCTGACCGGGACACCGCCGCCCGGGCCGGAAACCCTTCCCGGCCAGGCCGACGTCGAGACCTGCCTGCGGGTGCTGGCCCAGGCGGGCGCGGCGGACCCGGCCGATCCTCGGTGGGCGGCCGTGCACGAGGCCGCGGCGCACCTGTACCGGGCGGGGAAGAAGGCCCGGAAGGCGTCGCGGCACGCCGAGCGCAGGCGGCGCGACCACGAGGCCATGGCCGCCACGGCGCGCTACCGGGAGCAGGATCCGTCTCCCTCGCCCGGCTCCACGGGCTCCGCGGAGCCGGACGCGCCCGGCGACCGGCCGGCGCCGGCCCGGCGCCCGCTGGCGGGTACGCGACGCTGTTACGTCTGCAAGTCCGCCTACCGGCAGGTGCATCCGGAATACCACCTGCTGTGCCCGGACTGCGCCGAGGAGAACCTGGCCCGCCGGCACGCCCGCTGCGACCTGCGCGGACGCCGGGCCATCGTGACCGGGGGACGGGTGAAGATCGGCTTCCAGCTGACGCTGAAGCTGCTGCGCGACGGCGCGGACGTCCTGGTCACCACCCGCTTCCCCCGGGATGCCGCCCGCCGGCTCGCGGCCGTGCCCGACGCCGAGGCCTGGCTGGACCGGGTGCACGTCCACGGTGTCGACCTGCTCGACCTGGCGGCCGTCGCGGATCTGCTGGAGTCCGTCGAGCGGCGTTCCGGCCATCTCGACATCCTGGTCAACAACGCCGCCCAGACGATCCGCCGTCCCGCCGCGTACCACCGCGAGGTGCGTGCGGCGGAGCGTGCGCCGCTGAGCGGCCTGGCCGCGCGGATCGACGTGGAGGAGACGGCCGCGCTCGCCGCGCGGCTGGACCCCGCGCCGGCGATCGCGGCCGGGCGTGCGCTCACCGGGCAGGCCGTCACGCGGCGGGACGACCTGGAGGCGCTGTTTCCCGCCGGGCGGACGGACGAGACCGGTCAGCCGCTGGACCTGCGCGAGCGCAACAGCTGGAGCCTGCGGCTGCACGAGGTGGACCCGGCCGAGTGGATGGAGGTGCAGCTGGTGAACTCCTTCGCGCCGTTCCTGCTGACGTCCCGGCTGCGCGGCTCGCTGGAGGCCTCGCCGTGGCCGGACCGGTACGTCGTGCAGGTCTCGGCGATGGAGGGCAGCTTCTCCCGGGAGCAGAAGACCGTCCGCCACCCGCACACCAACATGGCCAAGGCCGCCCTGAACATGCTGACCCGCACCGCCGCCGCGGACTACGCGGCCTCGGGCATCTACATGAACAGCGTCGACACCGGCTGGGTCACCGACGAACGCCCCCATCCGGACAAGACCGCGCAGCGGGAGGCGGGGTTCCGCCCGCCGCTGGACGTCATCGACGGCGCGGCCCGGATCTACGACCCGATCGTGCGCGGAGTGGGCGGGAACCGGGTGTCCGGCCTGTTCCTGAAGGACTACCGACCGGTGGATTGGTGA
- a CDS encoding erythromycin esterase family protein: protein MLHLLMAGVLATTPVTDPQVIDWIERNARQEITKESIGGATVVGLGESTHGTHEEAVIKFGLLRYLVEELGFRSIAWEEDWTTSVRVNRYVLTGDGDLGALMGELTTTWRTREVRDVLAWLRSYNADHPGRKVKFVGVEYYATRSLAHDAVSSYVAKAAPWRLRELRRHLAFIAPRHENTRANLEWYLDVPDKRPFISHARAVYRLVERLPENDDQQLALHHARQILSWYEAFDLPFEDIHAYRDARAAENLRWWQRRTGDKVAYWAAAAHTAAAPGLRLTLGGPPLVFDNAGSYLRRWYGDRYRSITVLFDHGTLGPGSSCDAAPVPVPRPDAGFANRVFGDAFAGGGPAQYVVDLRGEAPEAVSAWLRAPAKVRGYGGYDPALAQKSYMEGGSLAQWFDVVVHRQVVTPCKPL from the coding sequence ATGTTGCACCTCCTCATGGCAGGCGTCCTGGCCACCACTCCGGTCACCGATCCCCAGGTGATCGACTGGATCGAGCGGAACGCCCGCCAGGAGATCACCAAGGAGTCGATCGGCGGGGCCACCGTCGTCGGCCTGGGCGAGTCCACCCACGGCACGCACGAGGAGGCCGTGATCAAGTTCGGCCTCCTGAGATACCTGGTCGAGGAGCTGGGGTTCCGCTCGATCGCCTGGGAGGAGGACTGGACGACGAGCGTACGGGTCAACCGGTACGTTCTCACCGGCGACGGCGACCTCGGCGCGCTCATGGGCGAGCTGACGACGACGTGGCGGACCCGCGAGGTGCGCGACGTGCTGGCCTGGCTGCGGTCCTACAACGCCGATCACCCCGGCCGGAAGGTGAAGTTCGTCGGTGTGGAGTACTACGCCACCCGCTCCCTGGCGCACGACGCCGTCTCCTCGTACGTGGCCAAGGCCGCCCCGTGGCGGCTGCGCGAGCTGCGGCGCCATCTGGCGTTCATCGCGCCCCGCCACGAGAACACCCGGGCCAACCTGGAGTGGTATCTCGACGTGCCCGACAAGCGGCCCTTCATCAGCCACGCCCGCGCGGTGTACCGGCTGGTCGAACGGCTGCCTGAGAACGACGACCAGCAACTGGCCCTGCACCACGCCCGCCAGATCCTCTCCTGGTACGAGGCGTTCGACCTGCCCTTCGAGGACATCCACGCCTACCGGGACGCCCGCGCGGCGGAGAACCTGCGCTGGTGGCAGCGCCGTACCGGTGACAAGGTGGCGTACTGGGCGGCGGCCGCGCACACCGCCGCCGCGCCGGGCCTGCGCCTGACGCTCGGCGGCCCGCCGCTCGTCTTCGACAACGCCGGCTCCTACCTGCGCCGCTGGTACGGCGACCGGTACCGCTCGATCACCGTGCTGTTCGACCACGGAACCCTGGGCCCGGGCTCCAGCTGTGACGCGGCACCGGTGCCCGTGCCGCGCCCGGACGCCGGTTTCGCCAACCGCGTCTTCGGCGACGCCTTCGCCGGCGGCGGCCCCGCGCAGTACGTCGTGGACCTGCGGGGCGAGGCGCCGGAGGCGGTCAGCGCGTGGTTGCGCGCCCCGGCGAAGGTACGCGGGTACGGGGGTTACGACCCGGCGTTGGCGCAGAAGTCGTACATGGAGGGCGGGTCGCTGGCGCAGTGGTTCGACGTGGTCGTCCACCGGCAGGTGGTCACTCCCTGCAAGCCGCTCTAG
- a CDS encoding DUF2201 family putative metallopeptidase produces the protein MAELDQVKLLAARYRAASDRPYLASALYSLTVVPTSRVPTMAVDRHWRCYVSPAFVEATSVPELAGVWIHELAHVLRDHHGRADRLPAADQRDRLRVNVAQDCEINDDLLADGLALPEGRVEPRTFGLATGRLFEEYLPQLPPSAVCSDCGSGAHGTPADWEITGDGPGGVSTVEADAVRRHTAEAMRAHRRNRGSLPAGWQRWAEEILEPTVDWRRVLAGAVREAVAWATGAVDYTYHRPSRRTAALRGVVLPSLRRPLPVVAIVIDTSGSMGEDDLAAALAEVTGVLREVGVGGNRVTVLACDADVHTAARVTSAQQVNLAGGGGTDMRVGIRAALALPERPGIVIVLTDGFTPWPEAPPSSRLIAALIGTDPPPPPAWIETVRIPGTADA, from the coding sequence ATGGCCGAACTCGACCAGGTCAAGCTGCTCGCCGCGCGGTACCGTGCCGCGAGCGACCGGCCCTACCTCGCCTCCGCGCTCTACTCGCTGACGGTCGTGCCGACCAGCAGGGTGCCGACGATGGCCGTCGACCGGCACTGGCGGTGCTACGTGTCACCGGCGTTCGTCGAGGCGACGTCCGTACCCGAGCTCGCGGGCGTGTGGATCCACGAGCTGGCTCACGTGCTGCGCGACCACCACGGCCGCGCGGACCGGCTGCCGGCCGCCGACCAGCGCGACCGGCTGCGCGTGAACGTCGCCCAGGACTGCGAGATCAACGACGACCTGCTCGCCGACGGGCTGGCACTGCCGGAGGGCCGGGTGGAACCCCGCACCTTCGGGCTGGCGACCGGACGGCTGTTCGAGGAGTACCTCCCGCAGCTGCCGCCGTCCGCCGTCTGCTCCGACTGCGGCTCCGGCGCCCACGGCACACCGGCTGACTGGGAGATCACCGGCGACGGGCCGGGCGGCGTCAGCACGGTCGAGGCCGACGCCGTGCGCCGGCACACCGCCGAGGCGATGCGCGCCCACCGGCGCAACCGCGGCAGCCTCCCGGCCGGCTGGCAACGCTGGGCGGAGGAGATCCTGGAGCCGACAGTCGACTGGCGCCGCGTGCTCGCCGGCGCCGTACGGGAGGCGGTCGCCTGGGCCACCGGGGCGGTCGACTACACCTACCACCGCCCGTCCCGCCGCACCGCCGCGCTGCGCGGCGTCGTGCTGCCGAGCCTGCGCCGCCCGCTGCCGGTCGTCGCGATCGTCATCGACACCTCGGGGTCCATGGGCGAGGACGACCTCGCGGCGGCCCTCGCCGAGGTCACCGGCGTACTGCGGGAGGTCGGCGTGGGCGGCAACCGGGTCACGGTGCTCGCCTGCGACGCCGACGTGCACACCGCCGCCCGGGTGACGTCCGCGCAGCAGGTGAACCTCGCCGGCGGGGGCGGCACCGACATGCGGGTCGGCATCAGGGCGGCCCTCGCCCTGCCCGAACGGCCCGGCATCGTGATCGTGCTCACCGACGGCTTCACCCCGTGGCCCGAGGCGCCGCCGTCGTCCCGCCTCATCGCCGCACTCATCGGCACGGACCCGCCGCCCCCGCCCGCCTGGATCGAGACTGTCCGCATCCCTGGAACCGCTGACGCCTGA
- a CDS encoding dihydrofolate reductase family protein — protein sequence MSVIVIEFITLDGIVSDPDGSAGTPAGGWAFRHGPETVAGDKFRLGGVLDDGVLLLGRGTWQLFSRLWPGRDDPFSARMNAVPKLVASRTLTDTSAWAGSQVVDGDLIDAVKREQRDVIITGSLSVVRTLMAEDLIDEYRLLTFPTLLGTGDRLFPAGGPPRHLECLSAERAGAAVLTRYGRES from the coding sequence GTGAGCGTCATCGTCATCGAATTCATCACCCTGGACGGGATCGTGTCCGACCCGGACGGCTCCGCCGGCACACCGGCCGGAGGCTGGGCGTTCCGGCACGGGCCGGAAACGGTCGCCGGGGACAAGTTCCGGCTCGGCGGCGTCCTCGACGACGGCGTCCTGCTGCTGGGACGCGGTACGTGGCAGCTGTTCTCGCGGCTCTGGCCGGGACGCGACGACCCGTTCTCGGCACGGATGAACGCCGTGCCGAAACTGGTCGCCTCCCGCACGCTGACCGACACGTCGGCCTGGGCCGGTTCGCAGGTCGTCGACGGCGATCTCATCGACGCCGTCAAGCGCGAGCAGCGCGACGTCATCATCACCGGCAGCCTGAGCGTCGTCCGTACGCTGATGGCCGAGGACCTGATCGACGAATACCGGCTGCTGACCTTCCCCACCCTCCTCGGCACCGGCGACCGGCTCTTCCCCGCCGGCGGGCCACCCCGGCACCTGGAGTGCCTGTCGGCCGAACGGGCCGGCGCCGCCGTCCTGACCCGGTACGGGCGGGAGTCCTGA
- a CDS encoding AAA family ATPase yields the protein MNVTDEDFAPNPLAAADDLVRRLGSHRTEPAANPQLEALSLAVSANLPVLLWGEPGIGKSAGLQQLAAGLRVPLETVIASVHEPSDFAGLPIIGDDPATTGVPMAPPDWAVRLATAGRGLVFFDELSSAPPAVQAALLRVVLERRVGSLALPEPVRVVAAANPPSSAADGWHLSPPLANRFVHLQWTHDPRTVARGLAGTWPAVPLPLIDPARVPSAVARARGVVSGFLTARPGLAHHLPGDAESRGRAWPSPRTWEMAMRLLAVGYAAGSDQKAVAAAVVGAVGDGAGLELLAYLEQLDLPDPDRVLANPEAFALPKRGDRQLAFLTAVVSAVQSDLTRRRWEAGWTVLAKAVDAGVPDVAARAAADLAALRDTDWPVPSGIDAFLDLLQLSGALPGAS from the coding sequence GTGAACGTCACCGACGAGGACTTCGCGCCGAACCCGCTCGCGGCGGCCGACGACCTGGTCCGCCGGCTCGGGTCCCACCGTACGGAGCCGGCCGCGAACCCCCAGCTGGAGGCGCTGTCGCTCGCGGTGTCGGCGAACCTCCCCGTGCTGCTGTGGGGCGAGCCGGGGATCGGCAAGTCCGCCGGCCTCCAGCAGCTGGCCGCCGGGCTCCGCGTCCCGCTGGAGACGGTGATCGCCAGCGTGCACGAGCCCTCCGACTTCGCCGGGCTGCCGATCATCGGTGACGATCCGGCCACCACCGGGGTGCCGATGGCCCCGCCCGACTGGGCGGTGCGGCTGGCCACGGCCGGGCGTGGCCTGGTGTTCTTCGACGAGCTGTCCTCCGCTCCGCCCGCCGTCCAGGCGGCGCTGCTGCGGGTCGTCCTCGAACGCCGGGTCGGCAGCCTGGCGCTGCCGGAGCCGGTCCGGGTGGTCGCCGCCGCCAACCCGCCGTCCAGCGCCGCGGACGGCTGGCACCTCAGCCCGCCGCTGGCGAACAGGTTCGTGCACCTGCAGTGGACGCACGATCCGCGGACGGTCGCCCGGGGCCTGGCCGGAACCTGGCCGGCCGTGCCCCTGCCGCTCATCGACCCGGCCCGGGTGCCCAGCGCGGTAGCCCGCGCCCGCGGGGTGGTCTCCGGGTTCCTCACCGCCCGGCCCGGCCTGGCCCACCACCTGCCCGGTGACGCGGAGAGCCGGGGCCGGGCCTGGCCGTCGCCGCGTACCTGGGAGATGGCGATGCGCCTGCTGGCGGTGGGGTACGCCGCCGGCTCCGACCAGAAGGCGGTCGCGGCCGCGGTGGTCGGCGCGGTGGGCGACGGCGCGGGACTGGAACTGCTCGCCTACCTCGAACAGCTCGACCTGCCCGACCCGGACCGCGTCCTGGCCAACCCGGAGGCCTTCGCCCTGCCGAAGAGGGGCGACCGGCAGCTCGCCTTCCTGACGGCCGTCGTCTCGGCGGTGCAGAGCGACCTCACGCGGCGGCGCTGGGAGGCCGGCTGGACGGTGCTGGCCAAGGCCGTCGACGCCGGCGTGCCCGACGTCGCGGCCCGGGCCGCCGCCGATCTCGCGGCGCTGCGCGACACCGACTGGCCCGTGCCGAGCGGCATCGACGCCTTCCTCGACCTGCTCCAGCTGTCCGGCGCGCTGCCGGGCGCCTCCTGA
- a CDS encoding GNAT family N-acetyltransferase translates to MANGDASALDDPVGASLRGHHAHLARRLGKAATYQPGVATFCAVSADPDDQEWADLARLLGRGEVADLFSCAAVPPQDWEPVFALEGRQMIWNGGRPEPDSGVVELGGDSVPEMLDLVGRAKPGPFWRRTRELGTYLGVRENGRLVTMAGERLRPAGHTEISAVCTAPEARGRGYAARLVRALVARVLARGERPFLHVAEANTGAIALYERLGFETRKPVTFRGFRTP, encoded by the coding sequence ATGGCGAACGGGGACGCCTCCGCCCTGGACGACCCGGTGGGCGCGTCACTGCGCGGTCACCACGCGCACCTCGCCCGCCGCCTGGGGAAGGCGGCCACCTACCAGCCGGGAGTCGCCACGTTCTGTGCGGTCAGCGCCGACCCGGACGACCAGGAGTGGGCCGACCTCGCCCGGCTGCTCGGCCGGGGCGAGGTGGCCGACCTGTTCAGCTGCGCGGCGGTCCCGCCGCAGGACTGGGAGCCGGTCTTCGCCCTCGAAGGCCGCCAGATGATCTGGAACGGCGGCCGGCCCGAGCCGGACAGCGGGGTGGTCGAGCTCGGCGGGGACAGCGTGCCCGAGATGCTGGACCTCGTCGGGCGGGCCAAGCCGGGGCCGTTCTGGCGGCGTACCCGCGAGCTCGGCACCTACCTCGGCGTCCGCGAGAACGGCAGGCTGGTGACGATGGCGGGCGAGCGGCTGCGGCCGGCGGGCCACACCGAGATCAGCGCCGTCTGCACCGCCCCCGAGGCGCGCGGGCGAGGCTACGCCGCCCGCCTGGTCCGCGCGCTCGTCGCGCGCGTCCTGGCGCGCGGCGAACGCCCCTTCCTGCACGTCGCCGAGGCGAACACCGGCGCGATCGCCCTCTACGAACGGCTCGGTTTCGAGACCCGCAAGCCCGTGACCTTCCGGGGCTTCCGCACACCGTGA
- a CDS encoding SDR family NAD(P)-dependent oxidoreductase: MPAIMFPRNGTSSPLKLSARTAEQARAEILRAHPAAEPEVRRIGLADLASVEEFAGGLVADGRPLDLLLNSAGVVFPPVRHETADGFELQLGSNFLGPFALTVRLPLLLRAPAARVVTMSSGVAARGEIDFGDIGAPAVVRPTKKALDRDVAARLWAEAERLTGVTVPAAL, translated from the coding sequence GTGCCCGCGATCATGTTCCCGAGGAACGGCACGAGCAGCCCCCTGAAGCTCTCGGCGCGAACAGCGGAGCAGGCGCGGGCGGAGATCCTCAGGGCCCATCCGGCGGCGGAGCCGGAGGTGCGGCGGATCGGCCTGGCAGACCTGGCCTCGGTCGAGGAGTTCGCCGGCGGCCTCGTAGCCGATGGCCGCCCTCTCGACCTGCTGCTCAACAGCGCAGGGGTGGTGTTCCCGCCGGTGCGGCACGAGACCGCCGACGGGTTCGAGCTGCAGCTGGGCAGCAACTTCCTCGGCCCGTTCGCCCTGACCGTGCGGCTGCCGCTGCTGCTGCGAGCGCCCGCCGCGCGCGTGGTGACCATGAGCAGCGGCGTGGCGGCCCGCGGCGAGATCGACTTCGGCGATATCGGCGCCCCGGCCGTCGTGCGGCCCACGAAGAAGGCGCTCGACCGGGATGTCGCCGCCCGCCTGTGGGCCGAGGCCGAACGCCTGACCGGCGTCACCGTCCCCGCCGCCCTCTGA
- a CDS encoding gala protein: MMEPTPVRCPAIEHPDVPPADPADLEPLVARLAAPAPVAADESFPLGTVRPDGRVDLCKQGLGPAGAARLLPAVVASPHAVHLLLGTNAIGNDGARIIAGALVPGHGLETLYLGCNRIDAAGAQVLADRLATDTTVRAVWLKRNPVGDDGVLALAAMLRRNTTIRTLDLVNTGLTREGLRALLAVLAGRPKPVERLFLGGNGLGPESADLLAALIRDAGVRELYLPANHLGDAGAATLAAAADAARPVRLGLGGNGIGPDGAYALAGALSGIEALDLGRPPSEQSLGAPANVTGDTGAAMLAAALPGSPLRRLELRRTGITGRGAKALLAAVPDDTRLEYVGFGPGVPRRVKRALAPRLRPAAGTHPDLHAIGSLYR; encoded by the coding sequence ATGATGGAGCCGACACCCGTACGCTGCCCCGCGATCGAGCACCCCGACGTGCCGCCGGCCGATCCGGCGGACCTGGAGCCGCTGGTCGCCCGGCTGGCCGCACCGGCCCCGGTGGCCGCCGACGAGAGCTTCCCGCTCGGCACCGTACGGCCGGACGGCCGGGTGGACCTGTGCAAGCAGGGCCTCGGCCCGGCCGGCGCGGCGCGGCTGCTCCCGGCCGTGGTGGCCTCGCCGCACGCCGTCCACCTGCTGCTGGGCACCAACGCCATCGGGAACGACGGAGCCCGGATCATCGCCGGCGCCCTCGTTCCCGGCCATGGCCTGGAGACCCTCTACCTCGGCTGCAACCGCATCGACGCGGCGGGCGCCCAGGTGCTCGCCGATCGGCTGGCCACGGACACCACCGTGCGCGCCGTGTGGCTCAAGCGCAACCCGGTCGGCGACGACGGAGTCCTCGCCCTCGCCGCGATGCTGCGCCGCAACACCACGATCCGCACCCTAGACCTGGTCAACACCGGGCTCACGCGGGAGGGGCTGCGGGCGCTGCTGGCCGTGCTCGCCGGGCGGCCGAAGCCGGTCGAGCGGCTGTTCCTGGGCGGGAACGGGCTGGGCCCGGAGTCCGCAGACCTGCTGGCCGCGCTGATCCGCGACGCCGGGGTTCGCGAGCTCTACCTCCCGGCGAACCATCTCGGGGACGCCGGCGCGGCCACGCTCGCCGCGGCCGCCGACGCCGCCCGCCCGGTACGCCTGGGCCTCGGCGGCAACGGCATCGGCCCGGACGGTGCGTACGCGCTGGCCGGCGCGCTCAGCGGCATCGAGGCACTCGACCTGGGACGCCCGCCGTCGGAGCAGAGCCTCGGCGCGCCCGCGAACGTCACCGGCGACACGGGCGCGGCCATGCTGGCGGCGGCCCTGCCCGGCAGCCCGCTGCGCCGGCTGGAGCTGCGCAGGACCGGGATCACCGGCCGTGGTGCCAAGGCCCTGCTGGCCGCCGTTCCCGACGACACCCGGCTGGAATACGTCGGGTTCGGCCCCGGCGTGCCCCGCCGGGTGAAGCGCGCCCTGGCGCCGCGGCTCCGCCCCGCCGCCGGGACGCACCCGGACCTGCACGCGATCGGCAGCCTCTACAGGTGA
- a CDS encoding ankyrin repeat domain-containing protein, protein MNAVSTPAPGPVAGTPAAEAAPRRTPPSYPPDEASSRRRILRYAVPRWMIEQATERRLDGDWRGACAAANVDVTFDLAGLAREHGGAVAAAVEDDLLHLAPDLLRWHLPRVLAGRTTIRTGQTVTLGTYQGAAVRYLHLTTPAMVDGPQRLRLSFGRIERADRRGYHRHTLHNWTTLRHLWDARHTGALLERHGGGDRPPFLNADGTRRAAGELPTADPGPADPPARAEWAALLHERGEIEAAFAAVGIAVDPSPLELRWGAAIEPLPVLERLPLALTRLEPEIRLLDREGFGRRFQIPRPYRGSLLLEDGERTGELRIRIADAEEISGIPVLPEACWRRLPDLDALRHGDADPDRLHPLVRDALFPLREHPAGPAGPPDPRLPSPVRVRCRGDWHEVCFQDGVLQVPHSADEQRREQAMRAFGGAVAGCFAVAQAVSSGTGRLPKDLREQRRELYTRAQHGDTPGVLRLLDAGMDPRFRDGRRRTLLHALIHLDHEVLLPRLLAAGVEIEAVDHNQRTALHVAVGDNGSAALVRALLAAGANPHVTDDVGHSLAQLIRFHQRTDLDFLLALLDR, encoded by the coding sequence GTGAACGCCGTCAGCACGCCAGCCCCCGGCCCCGTGGCCGGCACACCCGCAGCCGAGGCGGCGCCGCGCCGCACCCCGCCGTCGTACCCGCCGGACGAGGCGTCGAGCCGGCGGCGGATCCTGCGGTACGCCGTCCCGCGGTGGATGATCGAGCAGGCCACCGAACGCCGGCTCGACGGGGACTGGCGCGGCGCCTGTGCCGCCGCGAACGTGGACGTCACGTTCGACCTGGCCGGCCTCGCCCGGGAGCACGGCGGCGCCGTCGCGGCCGCGGTCGAGGACGACCTCCTCCATCTCGCGCCGGACCTGCTGCGCTGGCACCTGCCGCGCGTCCTGGCCGGGCGTACGACGATCCGCACCGGCCAGACGGTGACCTTGGGCACGTACCAGGGCGCGGCCGTGCGGTACCTGCACCTCACCACGCCGGCGATGGTGGACGGGCCGCAGCGGCTGCGCCTGAGCTTCGGCCGGATCGAGCGTGCCGACCGCCGGGGCTACCACCGGCACACCCTGCACAACTGGACCACGCTGCGGCACCTGTGGGACGCGCGGCACACCGGCGCGCTGCTGGAACGCCACGGCGGAGGAGACCGGCCGCCGTTCCTGAACGCGGACGGGACCCGGCGCGCCGCCGGGGAGCTGCCCACGGCCGACCCCGGTCCCGCCGACCCGCCGGCCCGAGCCGAATGGGCGGCCCTGCTCCATGAGCGAGGGGAGATCGAGGCGGCGTTCGCCGCGGTGGGGATCGCGGTGGATCCGTCACCGCTCGAGCTCCGCTGGGGTGCCGCGATCGAGCCGCTGCCGGTCCTGGAGAGGCTCCCGCTGGCGCTGACCAGGCTAGAGCCGGAGATCCGGCTGCTCGACCGCGAGGGTTTCGGGCGTCGCTTCCAGATCCCGCGTCCCTACCGCGGCTCCCTGCTGCTCGAAGACGGCGAGCGGACCGGCGAACTGCGGATCCGGATCGCCGACGCCGAGGAGATCTCCGGCATCCCGGTGCTGCCCGAGGCGTGCTGGCGGCGGCTCCCGGACCTCGACGCGCTCCGGCACGGCGACGCGGATCCCGACCGGCTGCACCCGCTGGTCCGGGACGCGCTCTTCCCGCTGCGCGAGCACCCCGCCGGTCCGGCCGGGCCGCCGGATCCGCGGCTTCCGTCCCCGGTCCGGGTGCGATGCCGCGGTGACTGGCACGAGGTGTGCTTCCAGGACGGCGTCCTGCAAGTGCCGCACAGCGCGGACGAGCAGCGGCGAGAGCAGGCGATGCGGGCGTTCGGCGGCGCGGTCGCCGGCTGCTTCGCCGTGGCGCAGGCGGTGTCCTCCGGCACGGGCCGGCTGCCGAAGGACTTGCGGGAGCAGCGGCGGGAGCTGTACACCCGCGCCCAGCACGGTGACACGCCGGGAGTGCTCAGGCTGCTCGACGCCGGGATGGACCCGCGCTTCCGCGACGGCCGGCGCCGCACGCTCCTGCACGCGCTCATCCACCTGGACCACGAGGTCCTGCTGCCGCGCCTGCTGGCCGCCGGGGTGGAGATCGAGGCCGTGGACCACAACCAGCGCACGGCGCTGCACGTGGCGGTCGGGGACAACGGCTCCGCCGCACTGGTACGGGCGCTGCTGGCCGCCGGGGCGAACCCCCACGTCACCGACGACGTGGGCCACTCGCTCGCCCAGCTCATCCGCTTCCACCAGCGCACCGACCTGGACTTCCTCCTGGCCCTGCTGGACCGCTGA